The Tenebrio molitor chromosome 5, icTenMoli1.1, whole genome shotgun sequence genome has a segment encoding these proteins:
- the LOC138130360 gene encoding ribonuclease P protein subunit p40-like codes for MWNFVTIDLKQKHFKPGKPNYERTKTCLEKLSQNVIVTWEPKNEEICPSSIAKYFHDLGYGTELCKTRFKSHTLYSVKVPNIEDDNVYDVVEWLGMVALHGNVTDGGPDNYSSTYETPEPNREGGQVKFLQWRGLFTTNQITTLHDKLRDFKENKGCEWGAMYVQGFSDSPVAWNGQEHHYYTNGDNGYVLILTNDHLITFVQNCSRKRYINKRKGKAL; via the exons atgtgGAACT TTGTCACAATTGACTTGAAACAAAAGCATTTCAAGCCAGGAAAGCCGAATTACGaacgaacaaaaacatgtTTGGAGAAGCTGAGCCAGAACGTGATAGTCACTTGGGAACCCAAGAACGAAGAAATTTGTCCGTCGTCGATAGCCAAGTATTTTCACGATTTAGGTTATGGGACGGAATTGTGCAAGACTAGATTCAAGTCTCACACTCTCTACTCGGTTAAAGTACCGAATATCGAGGATGACAATGTTTACGATGTCGTCGAATGGTTGGGCATGGTCGCCTTGCATGGTAACGTGACAGATGGCGGTCCTGATAATTACTCGTCGACGTACGAAACCCCCGAACCGAATCGTGAAGGCGGTCAAGTCAAGTTTTTACAATGGAGAGGCCTCTTCACGACCAATCAGATCACCACATTACATGACAAACTCAG GGATTTTAAGGAAAATAAGGGTTGCGAGTGGGGTGCGATGTACGTTCAGGGCTTCTCCGACTCTCCTGTCGCCTGGAACGGTCAAGAACACCACTATTATACCAACGGTGACAACGGGtacgttttaattttgacaaacgaTCACTTGATCACGTTTGTCCAAAACTGTTCGCGTAAGCGTTACATCAACAAGAGAAAAGGCAAGGCtttataa